One segment of Lytechinus variegatus isolate NC3 chromosome 13, Lvar_3.0, whole genome shotgun sequence DNA contains the following:
- the LOC121426330 gene encoding ATP synthase subunit beta, mitochondrial, giving the protein MFSRVAKTSFSALRAAKSQFSHSLSQQTSTSWLPAATCSRRSYAAEAKTSAAPVTGQIVAVIGAVVDVQFEDDLPPILNALEVQGRSTRLVLEVAQHLGENTVRTIAMDGTEGLIRGQKCVDSGSPISIPVGPETLGRIINVIGEPIDERGPIPTDRRSAIHAEAPEFVEMSVAQEILVTGIKVVDLLAPYAKGGKIGLFGGAGVGKTVLIMELINNVAKAHGGYSVFAGVGERTREGNDLYHEMIEGGVISLKDDTSKVALVYGQMNEPPGARARVALTGLTVAEYFRDQEGQDVLLFIDNIFRFTQAGSEVSALLGRIPSAVGYQPTLATDMGTMQERITTTKKGSITSVQAIYVPADDLTDPAPATTFAHLDATTVLSRGIAELGIYPAVDPLDSSSRIMDPNVVGERHYSIARGVQKILQDNKTLQDIIAILGMDELSEDDKLTVSRARKIQRFLSQPFQVAEVFTGSPGKLVSLAETIDGFESIVKGELDHLPEIAFYMVGNIQEVKEKADRLAEELS; this is encoded by the exons ATGTTTAGCAGGGTGGCAAAGACAAGTTTTTCGGCCTTAAGAGCCGCCAAATCACAATTTTCACACTCATTATCACAACAGACGAGTACATCATGGCTACCAGCAGCAACATGTAGCA gaaGATCATATGCAGCTGAGGCAAAGACTTCAGCGGCACCAGTTACGGGTCAGATCGTGGCTGTCATTGGAGCCGTCGTCGACGTCCAGTTCGAGGATGACCTCCCACCCATTCTCAATGCCTTGGAGGTCCAAGGAAGGTCAACAAGGCTGGTGTTAGAAGTTGCACAGCATCTTG GTGAGAACACAGTCAGGACAATTGCCATGGACGGCACAGAAGGTCTGATCCGAGGCCAGAAGTGTGTCGACTCCGGCTCCCCCATCAGCATCCCCGTCGGCCCCGAGACGCTGGGACGCATCATCAATGTCATTGGTGAACCCATCGACGAGAGAGGACCAATTCCAACAGACAG GAGATCAGCAATCCACGCAGAGGCTCCAGAGTTTGTAGAGATGAGTGTAGCTCAGGAAATCCTAGTAACAGGAATCAAGGTTGTAGATCTACTAGCCCCATATGCCAAGGGAGGAAAGATTG GTCTATTTGGCGGTGCTGGTGTAGGAAAGACTGTACTCATCATGGAGCTGATTAACAATGTTGCCAAGGCTCATGGAGGTTACTCCGTGTTTGCTGGTGTAGGAGAGAGGACCCGTGAGGGCAACGATCTCTACCACGAAATGATTGAAGGAGGTGTCATCTCACTCAAGGATGACACATCAAAG GTAGCGCTGGTGTACGGACAGATGAACGAGCCTCCCGGTGCCCGTGCCCGTGTTGCCTTGACCGGTCTGACCGTTGCCGAGTACTTCCGTGACCAAGAGGGACAGGATGTGTTGCTCTTCATTGACAACATCTTCCGCTTCACACAAGCTGGATCAGAG GTGTCCGCTCTGCTGGGACGTATCCCATCCGCTGTAGGATACCAGCCAACCTTGGCCACTGACATGGGTACTATGCAGGAGCGTATCACCACCACCAAGAAGGGATCCATCACTTCAGTACAG GCTATCTATGTGCCCGCTGACGATTTGACCGATCCTGCCCCTGCCACCACCTTCGCTCATTTGGACGCCACCACTGTGTTGTCCCGTGGTATCGCCGAGCTGGGTATCTACCCCGCCGTGGATCCCCTGGATTCATCCTCCCGTATCATGGACCCCAACGTCGTCGGAGAGCGCCACTACTCCATCGCTCGTGGGGTACAGAAAATCCTTCAG GACAACAAGACCCTTCAGGACATCATCGCCATCTTGGGTATGGACGAGTTGTCCGAGGACGACAAACTGACCGTGTCCCGCGCCAGGAAGATCCAGAGGTTCTTGTCCCAGCCCTTCCAGGTTGCTGAAGTCTTCACCGGTAGTCCAGGAAAGCTTGTCTCATTGGCTGAGACCATTGATGGATTCGAGTCCATTGTCAAGG gTGAATTGGACCATCTACCAGAGATTGCCTTCTACATGGTAGGCAACATCCAAGAAGTCAAGGAGAAGGCCGACAGGCTCGCAGAAGAACTGTCAtaa